One part of the Vicia villosa cultivar HV-30 ecotype Madison, WI linkage group LG6, Vvil1.0, whole genome shotgun sequence genome encodes these proteins:
- the LOC131609833 gene encoding disease resistance protein RPV1-like — translation MSYFTKKHDVFLSFRGEDTRYGITSHLYDALNHKSIKAYIDYQLNRGEEVWPALAEAIEDSHASIVVFSENYATSKWCLEELVKVLECRKVHGQVVIPVFYKTDPSHIRKQTDSYEKAFAKHERDLGTKNSVSNKNKVLNWKAALTEAANISGWDTQTHKDESNL, via the exons ATGTCATATTTTACAAAAAAGCACGACGTGTTTCTTAGCTTTAGAGGCGAGGACACTCGTTATGGTATAACAAGCCATCTTTACGATGCACTGAATCACAAGTCAATAAAAGCATACATAGATTACCAGCTGAATAGAGGAGAAGAAGTATGGCCAGCACTTGCGGAAGCAATTGAGGATTCACACgcctccatagttgttttctctGAAAATTATGCAACATCAAAATGGTGTTTGGAAGAGCTGGTGAAAGTGCTGGAATGCAGAAAAGTTCATGGTCAAGTTGTTATACCTGTCTTCTATAAAACTGATCCTTCTCACATAAGAAAACAAACGGACAGTTATGAGAAAGCTTTTGCGAAACATGAAAGAGATCTTGGGACTAAAAATAGTGTTTCCAATAAAAATAAAGTGCTTAATTGGAAAGCTGCTCTTACGGAAGCGGCCAATATCTCTGGATGGGACACTCAAACTCACAA GGATGAATCTAACTTGTGA